One genomic window of Deltaproteobacteria bacterium includes the following:
- a CDS encoding cupin domain-containing protein: MEYFQELGNMTLDQIAPGIRRFIFTLNQVMSIYFEIDPGVVVGQHSHPHEQMGILIKGKMKWRIQGKETILKAPALYRIPSQEPHEAQILGEEPAIVLDIFSPIREDFLKKDAPEYLIQKT, encoded by the coding sequence ATGGAATATTTTCAAGAACTCGGGAATATGACCTTGGACCAAATTGCTCCGGGGATTCGCCGTTTTATTTTCACCTTGAATCAGGTCATGAGCATTTATTTCGAAATCGATCCGGGGGTGGTGGTAGGACAACACTCCCATCCGCATGAACAAATGGGAATATTGATTAAAGGCAAAATGAAATGGCGCATCCAGGGAAAAGAAACGATCCTAAAAGCCCCCGCCCTTTACCGGATTCCCTCCCAAGAACCCCATGAGGCGCAGATATTGGGAGAAGAGCCCGCTATTGTTCTGGATATTTTTTCCCCGATCCGAGAAGACTTTCTAAAAAAGGATGCGCCTGAATACCTAATCCAAAAGACCTGA
- a CDS encoding 4Fe-4S dicluster domain-containing protein, with protein sequence MKKGVNELKPAKTTLTHELGMFSRQRGADLFGIAGLVPARDFIASGSDPFVAQFPRAISIGMQLCDGIVEQHTPDEPRRHSLYWHHVYEVVSRALDFLAYDVARWLIEKGFKAFPVPASAPYNFDKLEGIFSHKLAAHLAGVGWIGKSCLLLTDRFGPRVRLVSVLTDAPLDAGTPFDRACGKCHVCVDTCPVKAFTGVEFRADEGREVRFDVFKCSEYRREHPCGLCVSSCPMGSRRRHRD encoded by the coding sequence ATGAAAAAGGGGGTTAATGAATTGAAACCGGCAAAGACCACGCTAACTCACGAATTGGGAATGTTTTCCCGGCAGCGGGGGGCTGATCTTTTTGGAATTGCCGGCTTGGTGCCGGCCCGTGATTTCATCGCATCCGGGAGTGATCCCTTTGTTGCCCAGTTCCCCCGGGCTATATCTATAGGGATGCAATTATGTGACGGTATTGTCGAACAACATACTCCTGATGAGCCGCGCCGGCATAGCCTTTACTGGCATCATGTATATGAAGTAGTTAGCAGGGCGCTGGACTTCTTGGCTTATGATGTCGCGCGGTGGCTGATCGAAAAGGGCTTTAAGGCATTCCCGGTTCCGGCGTCTGCGCCTTACAACTTTGATAAGCTGGAGGGAATTTTTTCCCACAAGCTGGCTGCCCATCTGGCAGGGGTGGGCTGGATTGGCAAGAGTTGCCTGCTGCTGACTGATCGCTTCGGGCCCCGGGTGCGCTTGGTCTCGGTGCTGACAGACGCCCCCCTCGATGCTGGAACACCCTTCGATAGGGCTTGCGGCAAATGCCATGTTTGCGTGGATACCTGTCCGGTGAAGGCCTTTACCGGCGTGGAGTTTCGGGCTGACGAAGGGCGAGAGGTTCGTTTTGACGTGTTCAAATGCAGCGAATACCGTCGGGAACATCCCTGCGGGCTCTGTGTCTCCTCTTGCCCCATGGGCAGCCGCCGGAGACACCGGGATTAG
- a CDS encoding creatininase family protein — protein MKERNRRGKRTDAQTDAGRQLEKETTATEQHSPSQPLATDYLQALELSRRLAAELNAYLLPALPILTSWGHIRFRGTITFSAMTARRLLEDIAESLYSGGYRTAVIVNIHGGNWILKPTMIEINRRHEAFRIISTGDILSYRGQVPVEQLHACESEASFIQAFYPECFKADRVVDFSPKCPASAFDFVGIGGVSPHGVWGYPSRATAAKGYTDLERKVSEAAAYIRRVLLDINASKSR, from the coding sequence ATGAAAGAGAGGAACCGCCGTGGCAAAAGAACCGACGCCCAGACAGATGCCGGTCGACAGTTGGAAAAAGAGACTACGGCAACCGAACAGCACTCTCCTTCCCAGCCGCTGGCCACCGATTACCTGCAAGCATTAGAACTGTCTCGTCGGTTGGCCGCAGAACTAAATGCCTACCTGCTTCCTGCGCTGCCGATCCTGACCTCCTGGGGGCACATCCGCTTTCGAGGCACCATTACCTTCAGTGCCATGACAGCCAGGCGTTTGCTCGAGGACATTGCGGAAAGCCTATATTCGGGTGGATACCGAACGGCGGTCATTGTGAACATTCACGGCGGTAATTGGATACTTAAACCGACGATGATTGAAATAAACCGCAGGCACGAAGCCTTCAGGATCATCTCAACGGGAGACATACTTTCTTACAGAGGACAGGTTCCGGTGGAACAGCTCCACGCCTGTGAGTCGGAAGCATCCTTCATCCAGGCGTTTTACCCGGAATGCTTCAAGGCCGATCGGGTCGTGGACTTTTCCCCCAAATGCCCGGCCTCCGCCTTTGACTTTGTGGGAATCGGCGGCGTGAGCCCCCACGGCGTATGGGGGTATCCTTCGAGAGCAACCGCCGCAAAAGGATACACAGACCTGGAGAGAAAAGTCTCAGAAGCCGCCGCCTACATCCGGCGTGTCCTTTTGGATATCAATGCCTCCAAAAGCCGTTAG